A genomic segment from Brevundimonas sp. SORGH_AS_0993 encodes:
- a CDS encoding transposase, translated as MPTQKDRKVQRSIDPAIYRQRNQVERFFCKLKHFRRVATRFDKLARNFLAAVLLASTRLWLRAYESTT; from the coding sequence ATCCCCACGCAGAAGGACCGCAAGGTCCAGCGCTCCATCGACCCGGCGATCTACCGCCAGCGCAACCAGGTCGAGCGCTTCTTCTGCAAGCTCAAGCACTTCAGACGGGTCGCAACGCGCTTCGACAAACTCGCAAGGAACTTCCTGGCAGCCGTCTTGCTCGCATCAACCCGGTTGTGGCTCAGAGCTTATGAGTCCACGACCTAG
- a CDS encoding DUF1499 domain-containing protein → MSSRKPVPPLIPWLTALTALPPVLVVAAVAARQFGGVSLEFAYDLLTWTVARGFGWLALAAALAVGVLALRDLPRRGVFAVIALALAGGSVGVFQFQAHRLAQPTPRDVSTNLSEPPRFNALADLHPGAANVQGAAACPAAQAVPSQMLAQQAVSALVDAGFPVVRAATFEVEGVHEGAWFGFPYDAVVRIRPGRTDVRVVARDPRPDGGAACRLTAKIVRNLAAER, encoded by the coding sequence ATGTCGTCCCGGAAGCCTGTCCCGCCCCTGATTCCCTGGCTCACGGCCCTGACGGCGTTGCCGCCGGTGCTGGTGGTGGCGGCCGTGGCGGCGCGGCAGTTCGGCGGCGTATCGCTAGAGTTCGCCTATGACCTGCTGACCTGGACGGTGGCGCGAGGGTTCGGCTGGCTCGCCCTGGCCGCGGCCTTGGCCGTCGGGGTTCTGGCGCTGCGCGACCTGCCTCGGCGCGGAGTCTTCGCCGTGATCGCCCTGGCCCTGGCCGGCGGCTCGGTCGGAGTGTTCCAGTTCCAGGCGCATCGCCTGGCCCAGCCGACACCCCGCGACGTCAGCACGAACCTGTCCGAGCCGCCGCGCTTCAACGCCCTGGCCGACCTGCATCCCGGCGCGGCGAACGTCCAAGGCGCGGCCGCCTGTCCGGCGGCCCAGGCCGTGCCCAGCCAGATGCTGGCCCAGCAGGCAGTCTCGGCCTTGGTCGACGCCGGTTTTCCGGTGGTCCGCGCCGCGACTTTCGAGGTGGAGGGGGTGCACGAAGGCGCCTGGTTCGGCTTCCCCTACGACGCCGTCGTCCGCATCCGCCCGGGCCGCACCGACGTTCGCGTGGTCGCCCGCGACCCGCGCCCCGACGGCGGCGCCGCCTGCCGCCTGACCGCCAAGATCGTTCGGAACCTGGCGGCCGAGCGTTAG
- a CDS encoding long-chain-fatty-acid--CoA ligase: MLGLMQDWPLTVDKIIDHAKNWHGEREVVTRSVEGPIVRTTYAAIHERARRVSNALKDWGIRPGDRVATLAWNTANHIEAWYGIMGIGAVCHTLNPRLFPEQLVYIINHAEDRIIFVDLTFVPLLDAILPHIPKVERVVVMTDAAHMPQTKLPKAVAYEDAITGQSTDVIWGDFDEQTACGLCYTSGTTGNPKGVLYSHRSNFLHTFMALQATVMGATPKEVILPVVPMFHANAWGIAFAGPAAGTKLVMPGAKMDGQSIYELIEQEGVTFSAAVPTVWQGLFAHMKQNGLGFSTLKRVLIGGSACPESLIRGFQEDFGVEVTHAWGMTETSPIGTIANLPPEILKLPYDEQMKYRLKQGVPPLGVELKLKDEAGAELPHDGETFGRLMVKGPTISRAYFKEDGSILDDESFFDTGDVATVDDLGFMQITDRAKDVIKSGGEWISSIEIENIAVGHPKVEMAAVIGAAHPKWDERPVLILKLKSDETLDKQEHLDFLKGKIAKWWMPDDVVSVAEIPLGATGKIDKKLLRERMKDYRLPEPA, from the coding sequence ATGCTGGGCTTGATGCAGGACTGGCCGCTGACGGTCGACAAGATCATCGATCACGCCAAAAATTGGCACGGCGAGCGCGAGGTCGTGACCCGTTCGGTCGAGGGACCCATCGTCCGAACCACCTACGCCGCGATCCACGAGCGGGCGCGCCGCGTCTCCAACGCCCTGAAGGACTGGGGGATCCGACCCGGCGACCGGGTCGCCACCCTGGCCTGGAACACCGCCAACCATATCGAGGCCTGGTACGGGATCATGGGCATCGGGGCGGTATGTCACACCCTGAACCCGCGCCTGTTCCCCGAGCAACTGGTCTATATCATCAACCACGCCGAAGACCGGATCATCTTCGTCGACCTGACCTTCGTGCCCCTGCTGGACGCCATCCTGCCTCACATCCCCAAGGTCGAGCGCGTGGTCGTCATGACCGACGCCGCCCACATGCCGCAGACGAAGCTGCCCAAGGCCGTCGCCTATGAGGATGCGATCACCGGCCAGTCGACCGATGTGATCTGGGGCGACTTCGACGAACAGACGGCTTGTGGCCTCTGCTACACCTCGGGCACGACGGGCAATCCCAAGGGCGTGCTGTATTCGCACCGCTCCAACTTCCTGCACACCTTCATGGCGCTTCAGGCCACCGTCATGGGCGCGACGCCCAAGGAGGTGATCCTGCCGGTCGTGCCGATGTTCCACGCCAACGCCTGGGGCATCGCCTTCGCCGGTCCCGCCGCCGGGACCAAGCTGGTCATGCCGGGCGCCAAGATGGACGGCCAGTCGATCTATGAACTGATCGAGCAGGAGGGCGTCACCTTCTCGGCCGCCGTGCCCACCGTCTGGCAGGGATTGTTCGCCCATATGAAACAGAACGGCCTGGGCTTCTCCACCCTGAAACGGGTTCTGATCGGCGGTTCGGCCTGCCCCGAAAGCTTGATCCGGGGTTTCCAGGAGGACTTCGGCGTGGAGGTCACGCACGCCTGGGGCATGACCGAGACCTCGCCCATCGGCACCATCGCCAACCTGCCGCCCGAAATCCTGAAACTGCCCTATGACGAGCAGATGAAATACCGGCTGAAGCAGGGCGTGCCGCCGTTGGGCGTCGAGCTGAAGCTGAAGGACGAGGCGGGCGCCGAACTGCCGCACGACGGCGAGACCTTCGGCCGGCTGATGGTCAAGGGGCCGACGATCAGCCGCGCTTATTTCAAGGAGGACGGCTCGATCCTGGACGACGAAAGCTTCTTCGACACCGGCGACGTAGCCACGGTCGACGACCTGGGCTTCATGCAGATCACTGATCGGGCCAAGGACGTGATCAAGTCCGGCGGCGAATGGATCAGCTCCATCGAGATCGAAAACATCGCCGTGGGCCACCCCAAGGTCGAGATGGCCGCCGTCATCGGCGCCGCCCATCCGAAATGGGACGAACGGCCGGTGCTGATCCTGAAGCTGAAGTCGGACGAAACCCTGGACAAGCAAGAGCACCTGGACTTCCTGAAGGGCAAGATCGCCAAATGGTGGATGCCCGACGATGTCGTCTCGGTGGCCGAAATCCCCCTGGGCGCCACGGGCAAGATCGACAAGAAGCTTCTGCGTGAACGGATGAAGGACTACCGTCTGCCTGAACCCGCCTGA
- the udk gene encoding uridine kinase, with protein MAILIAITGGSGSGKSTLAEALVSALPDGAAVLVREDSYYRDAASLPGFDAATFDFDDVAARDHDLMIRDLQALKAGQDIVAPVYSFIHHGREPGGEPIPASQVVIVEGTHVLCTPDLTALFDIRVFVDTPADIRFIRRLLRDQAERGRSADSVVAQYLATVRPGHERLTEPSRTHADFIVADATAAVRLEDPQAVVRLAAPVLAHPLLQPLLDD; from the coding sequence ATGGCTATTCTGATTGCGATCACCGGCGGCTCCGGCTCCGGCAAGAGCACCCTGGCCGAGGCCCTGGTTTCGGCCCTGCCGGACGGCGCGGCGGTTCTGGTGCGCGAGGACTCCTACTATCGGGACGCCGCCTCCCTGCCCGGCTTCGACGCCGCGACCTTCGACTTCGACGATGTGGCGGCGCGCGATCATGACTTGATGATCCGTGACCTGCAGGCGCTGAAGGCAGGACAGGACATCGTCGCACCCGTCTATTCCTTCATCCACCACGGGCGCGAGCCAGGCGGAGAGCCGATACCCGCGTCGCAGGTGGTGATCGTGGAGGGCACCCACGTCCTGTGCACCCCCGACCTGACCGCCCTGTTCGACATCCGGGTCTTCGTAGACACGCCGGCGGACATCCGCTTCATCCGCCGCCTGTTGCGCGACCAGGCCGAGCGCGGCCGGTCGGCCGATTCGGTCGTGGCGCAATATCTGGCCACGGTGCGTCCGGGCCACGAGCGCCTGACCGAACCGTCGCGCACCCACGCCGACTTCATCGTCGCGGACGCCACGGCGGCGGTGCGCCTGGAAGACCCCCAGGCCGTGGTGCGCCTTGCCG